Proteins encoded within one genomic window of Panicum virgatum strain AP13 chromosome 1N, P.virgatum_v5, whole genome shotgun sequence:
- the LOC120656153 gene encoding uncharacterized protein LOC120656153 isoform X3, with translation MAWRRRRRWRGTGGGIGFSHSHFQIPFHSARRFGFSLRRPPRQLSPAAFCQETAQSASFARAMTLCPTSAALSQYTFFYGLQYTNAIFAITFTNMAPVLTFLIAVLLRSKSVKLLGGKSFSIDGSAVHQILGIPLGGKKVPTKSSSHSKSIVLKDTSGSRQATKIDDLIATVNQNDSGVFVMQLLLSYRGKTHFHFKQEHAKPIRESLTYYLCTHEDNEIVLLDIKNIACQHGIFLENNVQGRKRYF, from the exons atggcgtggcgccggaggaggaggtggcgcggcacgGGGGGGGGGATCGGCTTCTCTCATTCTCATTTCCAAATTCCTTTTCATTCCGCACGACGATTTGGCTTCTCCCTCCGCCGGCCACCGAGACAGCTCAGCCCCGCCGCCTTCTGCCAGGAGACCGCCCAGTCTGCCTCGTTCGCGCGCGCCATGACTCTATGCCCTACGAG CGCCGCTCTCTCTCAATACACCTTCTTCTACGGACTGCAGTACACGAATGCGATATTCGCTATAACTTTCACCAACATGGCTCCTGTGCTCACTTTCCTCATTGCAGTCTTACTAAG GTCTAAGTCTGTCAAGCTTCTTGGTGGTAAATCTTTCAGCATTGATGGAAGTGCAGTTCATCAAATCTTGGGGATCCCCCTTGGTGGCAAGAAAGTTCCAACAAAATCATCTAGTCATTCAAAGTCCATTGTTCTCAAGGACACAAGTGGATCGAGACAGGCAACTAAAattgatgatctcattgccacgGTTAacca GAATGACAGTGGTGTTTTTGTGATGCAACTTCTGTTGTCATACAGGGGAAAGACTCACTTCCACTTCAAACAA GAACACGCAAAGCCAATCCGAGAATCGCTAACCTATTATCTTTGCACGCATGAGGATAATGAGATTGTTCTACTAGATATCAAGAACATAGCATGTCAACAT GGTATTTTTCTGGAAAACAATGTGCAAGGCAGGAAAAG gtATTTCTGA
- the LOC120656153 gene encoding uncharacterized protein LOC120656153 isoform X2: MRPPAEQHSGELLRKLSAALSQYTFFYGLQYTNAIFAITFTNMAPVLTFLIAVLLSSNFSLVKMTRLVGRLSKKQKEIVTDCGFGSIVALNCSSIPNNLVIWLAKHYDSRSKSVKLLGGKSFSIDGSAVHQILGIPLGGKKVPTKSSSHSKSIVLKDTSGSRQATKIDDLIATVNQNDSGVFVMQLLLSYRGKTHFHFKQEHAKPIRESLTYYLCTHEDNEIVLLDIKNIACQHGIFLENNVQGRKRYF; this comes from the exons ATGCGGCCGCCGGCAGAACAGCATTCCGGCGAGTTACTTCGCAAGCTAAG CGCCGCTCTCTCTCAATACACCTTCTTCTACGGACTGCAGTACACGAATGCGATATTCGCTATAACTTTCACCAACATGGCTCCTGTGCTCACTTTCCTCATTGCAGTCTTACTAAG CTCCAACTTTTCACTTGTGAAGATGACTAGATTGGTTGGTAGACTGTCAAAAAAGCAGAAAGAGATAGTCACAGATTGTGGATTTGGATCGATTGTTGCTCTTAACTGCTCATCTATTCCAAATAATCTAGTAATTTGGCTGGCAAAGCATTATGATTCCAGGTCTAAGTCTGTCAAGCTTCTTGGTGGTAAATCTTTCAGCATTGATGGAAGTGCAGTTCATCAAATCTTGGGGATCCCCCTTGGTGGCAAGAAAGTTCCAACAAAATCATCTAGTCATTCAAAGTCCATTGTTCTCAAGGACACAAGTGGATCGAGACAGGCAACTAAAattgatgatctcattgccacgGTTAacca GAATGACAGTGGTGTTTTTGTGATGCAACTTCTGTTGTCATACAGGGGAAAGACTCACTTCCACTTCAAACAA GAACACGCAAAGCCAATCCGAGAATCGCTAACCTATTATCTTTGCACGCATGAGGATAATGAGATTGTTCTACTAGATATCAAGAACATAGCATGTCAACAT GGTATTTTTCTGGAAAACAATGTGCAAGGCAGGAAAAG gtATTTCTGA
- the LOC120656153 gene encoding uncharacterized protein LOC120656153 isoform X1 has product MAWRRRRRWRGTGGGIGFSHSHFQIPFHSARRFGFSLRRPPRQLSPAAFCQETAQSASFARAMTLCPTSAALSQYTFFYGLQYTNAIFAITFTNMAPVLTFLIAVLLSSNFSLVKMTRLVGRLSKKQKEIVTDCGFGSIVALNCSSIPNNLVIWLAKHYDSRSKSVKLLGGKSFSIDGSAVHQILGIPLGGKKVPTKSSSHSKSIVLKDTSGSRQATKIDDLIATVNQNDSGVFVMQLLLSYRGKTHFHFKQEHAKPIRESLTYYLCTHEDNEIVLLDIKNIACQHGIFLENNVQGRKRYF; this is encoded by the exons atggcgtggcgccggaggaggaggtggcgcggcacgGGGGGGGGGATCGGCTTCTCTCATTCTCATTTCCAAATTCCTTTTCATTCCGCACGACGATTTGGCTTCTCCCTCCGCCGGCCACCGAGACAGCTCAGCCCCGCCGCCTTCTGCCAGGAGACCGCCCAGTCTGCCTCGTTCGCGCGCGCCATGACTCTATGCCCTACGAG CGCCGCTCTCTCTCAATACACCTTCTTCTACGGACTGCAGTACACGAATGCGATATTCGCTATAACTTTCACCAACATGGCTCCTGTGCTCACTTTCCTCATTGCAGTCTTACTAAG CTCCAACTTTTCACTTGTGAAGATGACTAGATTGGTTGGTAGACTGTCAAAAAAGCAGAAAGAGATAGTCACAGATTGTGGATTTGGATCGATTGTTGCTCTTAACTGCTCATCTATTCCAAATAATCTAGTAATTTGGCTGGCAAAGCATTATGATTCCAGGTCTAAGTCTGTCAAGCTTCTTGGTGGTAAATCTTTCAGCATTGATGGAAGTGCAGTTCATCAAATCTTGGGGATCCCCCTTGGTGGCAAGAAAGTTCCAACAAAATCATCTAGTCATTCAAAGTCCATTGTTCTCAAGGACACAAGTGGATCGAGACAGGCAACTAAAattgatgatctcattgccacgGTTAacca GAATGACAGTGGTGTTTTTGTGATGCAACTTCTGTTGTCATACAGGGGAAAGACTCACTTCCACTTCAAACAA GAACACGCAAAGCCAATCCGAGAATCGCTAACCTATTATCTTTGCACGCATGAGGATAATGAGATTGTTCTACTAGATATCAAGAACATAGCATGTCAACAT GGTATTTTTCTGGAAAACAATGTGCAAGGCAGGAAAAG gtATTTCTGA
- the LOC120656153 gene encoding WAT1-related protein At5g07050-like isoform X5 — MRPPAEQHSGELLRKLSAALSQYTFFYGLQYTNAIFAITFTNMAPVLTFLIAVLLRSKSVKLLGGKSFSIDGSAVHQILGIPLGGKKVPTKSSSHSKSIVLKDTSGSRQATKIDDLIATVNQNDSGVFVMQLLLSYRGKTHFHFKQEHAKPIRESLTYYLCTHEDNEIVLLDIKNIACQHGIFLENNVQGRKRYF, encoded by the exons ATGCGGCCGCCGGCAGAACAGCATTCCGGCGAGTTACTTCGCAAGCTAAG CGCCGCTCTCTCTCAATACACCTTCTTCTACGGACTGCAGTACACGAATGCGATATTCGCTATAACTTTCACCAACATGGCTCCTGTGCTCACTTTCCTCATTGCAGTCTTACTAAG GTCTAAGTCTGTCAAGCTTCTTGGTGGTAAATCTTTCAGCATTGATGGAAGTGCAGTTCATCAAATCTTGGGGATCCCCCTTGGTGGCAAGAAAGTTCCAACAAAATCATCTAGTCATTCAAAGTCCATTGTTCTCAAGGACACAAGTGGATCGAGACAGGCAACTAAAattgatgatctcattgccacgGTTAacca GAATGACAGTGGTGTTTTTGTGATGCAACTTCTGTTGTCATACAGGGGAAAGACTCACTTCCACTTCAAACAA GAACACGCAAAGCCAATCCGAGAATCGCTAACCTATTATCTTTGCACGCATGAGGATAATGAGATTGTTCTACTAGATATCAAGAACATAGCATGTCAACAT GGTATTTTTCTGGAAAACAATGTGCAAGGCAGGAAAAG gtATTTCTGA
- the LOC120656153 gene encoding uncharacterized protein LOC120656153 isoform X4, with protein MPYERRSLSIHLLLRTAVHECDIRYNFHQHGSCAHFPHCSLTKKFSSNFSLVKMTRLVGRLSKKQKEIVTDCGFGSIVALNCSSIPNNLVIWLAKHYDSRSKSVKLLGGKSFSIDGSAVHQILGIPLGGKKVPTKSSSHSKSIVLKDTSGSRQATKIDDLIATVNQNDSGVFVMQLLLSYRGKTHFHFKQEHAKPIRESLTYYLCTHEDNEIVLLDIKNIACQHGIFLENNVQGRKRYF; from the exons ATGCCCTACGAG CGCCGCTCTCTCTCAATACACCTTCTTCTACGGACTGCAGTACACGAATGCGATATTCGCTATAACTTTCACCAACATGGCTCCTGTGCTCACTTTCCTCATTGCAGTCTTACTAAG AAATTCAGCTCCAACTTTTCACTTGTGAAGATGACTAGATTGGTTGGTAGACTGTCAAAAAAGCAGAAAGAGATAGTCACAGATTGTGGATTTGGATCGATTGTTGCTCTTAACTGCTCATCTATTCCAAATAATCTAGTAATTTGGCTGGCAAAGCATTATGATTCCAGGTCTAAGTCTGTCAAGCTTCTTGGTGGTAAATCTTTCAGCATTGATGGAAGTGCAGTTCATCAAATCTTGGGGATCCCCCTTGGTGGCAAGAAAGTTCCAACAAAATCATCTAGTCATTCAAAGTCCATTGTTCTCAAGGACACAAGTGGATCGAGACAGGCAACTAAAattgatgatctcattgccacgGTTAacca GAATGACAGTGGTGTTTTTGTGATGCAACTTCTGTTGTCATACAGGGGAAAGACTCACTTCCACTTCAAACAA GAACACGCAAAGCCAATCCGAGAATCGCTAACCTATTATCTTTGCACGCATGAGGATAATGAGATTGTTCTACTAGATATCAAGAACATAGCATGTCAACAT GGTATTTTTCTGGAAAACAATGTGCAAGGCAGGAAAAG gtATTTCTGA